The following proteins are encoded in a genomic region of Methylovorus glucosotrophus:
- a CDS encoding sensor histidine kinase — MKYIVFISALLGAVLLYLLSHASTNTAASGNYYTLLLVLNGALAVALIVMISMQLWRLFRQMRAHVMGSRLTLRLLGAFALMAIIPGVIVYAVSVNFLTRSIESWFNVKVEAALEGGLRLGQSALDIMLSDIEEKAESMAVSLAFQPSNSHLSVLNDLREKSGVEDAVLLTLQGRILAFSSNNPATFLPELPSIPQLRQARQHVYGTIEPIPDKGLYLRVLAPIVMPDLAGETRILQLLQPVPKSLSTTAESVQDVYQDYQELSLSRESLKEVFALTLTLVLMLAMLSAVSIAFVLSRRLSAPLGVLAEGTRAIARGDYGTMLPVHGKDELGILVQSFNSMTRQLGDATLAAERNRARVEAARGYLATILAHLSSGVLALDDRAQLRTCNMAASNILGVNLSNFLEQPFQQLGQTHVALEAWVELILAHCGDDDTGEWQEELELVTAQGKRILLVRGTRLPQTADSGFLIVFDDITAMVQAQRDAAWGEVARRLAHEIKNPLTPIQLSAERLEHKLAAKLETDDADMLRRATNTIVTQVAAMKTMVNEFSEYARAPALNLSELALNGLINDVLALYEPADIQLEVSLTEGLPSVMGDATMLRQVLHNLLQNAQDALEGRADGVIHIITTAETEMVKLEVRDNGTGFPLEILSRAFEPYMTSKRHGTGLGLAIVKKIIEEHKGHIHIENLAEGGASITVTLPAKTKRVE; from the coding sequence ATGAAATACATCGTTTTTATCAGTGCCCTGCTAGGTGCGGTTTTGCTGTACCTGCTGTCGCATGCCAGCACCAATACAGCAGCATCAGGTAATTATTACACCTTGCTGCTGGTGCTGAATGGCGCCCTGGCGGTGGCCTTGATCGTCATGATCAGCATGCAGCTCTGGCGCCTGTTTCGCCAGATGCGCGCCCATGTCATGGGCAGTCGGCTTACCCTGCGCTTGCTGGGGGCCTTTGCGCTCATGGCGATTATTCCCGGTGTAATCGTATATGCGGTATCGGTCAATTTCCTGACGCGCTCGATTGAGTCGTGGTTTAACGTGAAAGTGGAAGCCGCGCTGGAAGGCGGTTTGCGTCTGGGGCAAAGTGCGCTCGACATCATGCTGTCCGATATTGAGGAAAAAGCCGAAAGCATGGCGGTGTCTCTGGCGTTTCAGCCATCGAATTCACACCTGAGCGTGTTGAATGACCTGCGCGAAAAAAGCGGGGTGGAAGATGCGGTGCTGTTGACCTTGCAGGGGCGCATTCTGGCGTTTTCCAGCAATAACCCGGCGACATTTCTGCCTGAGCTGCCCAGCATTCCCCAGCTGCGCCAGGCACGGCAACATGTGTATGGCACCATAGAACCTATTCCGGATAAAGGCCTCTATCTGCGGGTACTGGCCCCGATCGTGATGCCGGATCTGGCAGGGGAAACGCGTATTCTGCAGCTGTTGCAGCCGGTGCCCAAAAGCTTGTCCACCACCGCGGAATCCGTGCAGGATGTGTATCAGGATTATCAGGAGCTGTCGCTCAGCCGTGAATCACTGAAAGAAGTATTTGCGCTGACACTGACGCTGGTGCTGATGCTTGCCATGTTGTCAGCGGTGTCGATTGCCTTTGTGTTGAGCCGCCGCCTTTCTGCGCCGCTGGGCGTGCTGGCGGAAGGCACCCGCGCCATTGCCCGCGGCGATTACGGCACCATGTTGCCGGTGCATGGCAAGGATGAGCTGGGCATACTGGTGCAATCGTTTAACAGCATGACGAGACAGCTGGGCGATGCCACGCTGGCGGCCGAGCGCAACCGGGCACGCGTGGAAGCGGCGCGGGGTTATCTGGCAACCATTCTGGCGCACTTGTCGTCCGGCGTGCTGGCGCTGGATGATCGTGCGCAATTGCGTACCTGCAATATGGCGGCTTCCAACATTCTTGGCGTCAACCTGAGCAATTTTCTTGAGCAGCCTTTCCAGCAGCTGGGGCAGACCCATGTGGCGCTGGAGGCGTGGGTAGAGCTGATTCTTGCGCATTGTGGCGACGACGACACGGGCGAGTGGCAAGAGGAACTGGAGCTGGTGACCGCCCAGGGCAAGCGCATTCTGCTGGTGCGAGGCACGCGTTTGCCGCAAACGGCGGATAGTGGTTTCCTCATCGTGTTTGACGATATAACGGCCATGGTGCAAGCGCAGCGCGATGCGGCCTGGGGTGAAGTCGCACGACGACTGGCACATGAGATCAAGAATCCGCTCACGCCGATTCAGCTCTCGGCCGAGCGTCTGGAGCACAAGCTGGCGGCCAAGCTCGAAACCGACGATGCCGATATGCTACGGCGCGCCACCAATACCATCGTGACGCAGGTGGCTGCCATGAAAACCATGGTGAATGAGTTCAGCGAATATGCCCGCGCACCCGCGCTTAATCTGAGTGAGCTGGCGCTGAATGGACTGATCAATGATGTGCTGGCCCTGTATGAGCCAGCCGATATTCAGCTGGAAGTCAGCCTGACGGAAGGGTTGCCCTCCGTCATGGGCGACGCCACCATGTTGCGGCAAGTGCTGCACAATCTGCTGCAAAACGCCCAAGATGCGCTGGAAGGCAGAGCGGATGGCGTGATTCACATCATCACGACGGCTGAAACGGAAATGGTCAAACTGGAGGTACGAGACAATGGCACCGGTTTCCCGCTGGAAATTCTTAGCCGTGCGTTCGAGCCCTACATGACCAGCAAGCGCCATGGCACCGGTCTTGGCCTGGCGATCGTCAAGAAAATCATAGAAGAGCATAAAGGCCACATTCATATTGAAAACCTGGCAGAGGGGGGCGCAAGCATCACCGTGACTTTGCCAGCAAAAACGAAAAGGGTGGAGTAA
- a CDS encoding sigma-54-dependent transcriptional regulator: protein MTARHVLVVDDEIGIRELLYDILQDEGYQVKLAENAAEARVYREQMRPDLVLLDIWMPDCDGISLLKEWGNSGLLTMPVVMMSGHGTIDTAVEATRIGAFDFLEKPIALQKLLKTVSAALKHGEQLPRSDMTLLNLGKSPVISELRQRLEQIAGVKSPLLLIGEQGSGAELCAKFLHNPDTPWLSLTDYEQLATAPLDILEQVQEGMLFIPEVADLSKNQQKGLQLLLARADKYGARVVCVTAKSLPQLVVAGRFDNLLLQSISATSLRIPNLSDHREDIPDLARAMAALLVDSGEVLYREFDVAALNALRNAEWPGNITQLDSVIRNLMQTSLGEKITLADVNRVLEQFAAFQAALPIVETSSASAGLAALNIDKPLREARDDFERLYFEHHLVKAGHNMSRVAEAVQLERTHLYRKLKQLGIKAK, encoded by the coding sequence ATGACCGCAAGACATGTGCTAGTTGTCGATGATGAAATCGGCATACGTGAGCTACTGTATGACATTCTGCAGGACGAAGGCTATCAGGTGAAACTGGCCGAGAATGCGGCGGAGGCGCGTGTTTATCGTGAACAGATGCGTCCTGATCTGGTACTTCTGGATATCTGGATGCCAGATTGTGATGGCATAAGCCTGCTGAAAGAGTGGGGCAATAGTGGCCTGCTGACGATGCCGGTGGTCATGATGTCCGGCCACGGCACGATTGATACCGCAGTCGAGGCGACCCGCATCGGGGCGTTTGATTTTCTGGAAAAGCCGATTGCCCTGCAAAAACTGCTGAAGACCGTCAGCGCAGCGCTCAAGCATGGTGAGCAATTGCCACGTTCTGACATGACGCTGCTCAACCTGGGCAAAAGCCCGGTGATCAGCGAACTGCGTCAGCGCCTGGAACAGATTGCAGGTGTTAAGAGTCCGCTCTTGTTGATCGGCGAGCAAGGCAGTGGTGCCGAGCTGTGCGCCAAATTTTTGCATAATCCGGATACTCCATGGCTGAGCCTTACCGATTATGAACAGCTGGCGACAGCACCGCTAGATATTCTGGAGCAGGTGCAGGAGGGCATGCTGTTTATTCCTGAGGTGGCTGACCTCAGTAAAAACCAGCAGAAAGGCTTGCAGCTCTTATTGGCACGTGCCGACAAGTACGGCGCCCGCGTCGTCTGTGTCACGGCCAAAAGCCTGCCGCAGCTGGTGGTTGCCGGGCGATTTGATAACCTGTTACTGCAGTCTATCTCCGCTACCAGCCTGCGTATCCCCAACTTGTCAGATCACCGTGAAGACATCCCCGACCTGGCCCGTGCCATGGCCGCGCTGCTGGTCGACAGTGGCGAGGTGCTGTACCGGGAGTTTGACGTCGCGGCGCTGAATGCACTGCGCAATGCGGAATGGCCAGGCAATATTACCCAGCTGGATAGCGTGATACGTAATCTCATGCAGACCAGCCTGGGCGAGAAAATCACCCTGGCGGATGTGAATCGCGTGCTGGAGCAGTTTGCGGCATTCCAGGCGGCCTTGCCTATCGTCGAGACTTCTTCGGCCAGTGCAGGCCTGGCGGCCTTGAATATCGACAAGCCTTTGCGCGAAGCCCGCGATGATTTTGAGCGTCTGTATTTCGAGCACCATCTGGTCAAGGCCGGGCACAACATGAGCCGGGTGGCCGAAGCGGTGCAGCTGGAGCGCACCCATCTCTATCGCAAGCTGAAGCAGCTGGGTATCAAGGCGAAGTAA
- a CDS encoding TfoX/Sxy family protein — MSEFTDYLPDIFALLGPISIRRMFGGHALYHQGLTFGLVFDETLYLKADAENAGDFQSLALPRFGYEKQGRWIDLPYYQAPDFILEDRDLAASWARKAYAAALRTKPLKPRRSSKRASKVSHG; from the coding sequence ATGAGTGAATTCACCGACTATCTGCCCGATATATTTGCGCTGTTAGGCCCCATCAGCATACGGCGAATGTTTGGCGGCCATGCGCTCTATCATCAGGGGCTGACCTTTGGACTGGTATTTGACGAGACCTTGTATCTCAAGGCCGATGCGGAAAATGCAGGGGACTTTCAATCGCTGGCTTTGCCCCGTTTTGGCTATGAAAAGCAGGGCCGCTGGATAGACTTGCCCTACTATCAAGCCCCAGACTTTATCCTGGAAGATCGGGACCTGGCAGCCAGCTGGGCACGCAAGGCTTATGCAGCCGCCTTGCGTACCAAACCTTTGAAACCACGACGCAGCAGCAAACGGGCAAGCAAAGTCAGCCATGGCTGA
- the xth gene encoding exodeoxyribonuclease III: MKLATWNVNSLNVRLPHVLDWCTANQPDVLCLQETKQEDSKFPYEALTAIGYNAIHSGQKTYNGVAILSRHVLEQPSYGIPDFADEQKRLIAATVKGIRIVCAYIPNGQSVDSDKYQYKLNWLASLTTHLQAELAAHPKLALLGDYNIAPEDRDVHDPAAWLGQVLVSEPERTAFQGLVGLGLHDTFRLFEQPEASFSWWDYRMAGFRRNLGLRIDHILVSTPLLAACKASWIDKAPRKLERPSDHTPVVLELSE; encoded by the coding sequence GTGAAACTCGCCACCTGGAATGTCAACTCGCTCAATGTACGCCTGCCGCATGTGCTGGACTGGTGCACGGCCAATCAGCCCGATGTGCTGTGCCTGCAGGAGACCAAGCAGGAGGACAGCAAATTCCCCTATGAAGCACTGACCGCGATTGGCTACAACGCCATCCATAGCGGCCAGAAAACCTATAACGGAGTGGCGATTCTCAGTCGCCATGTGCTGGAACAGCCGAGCTACGGCATTCCAGACTTCGCCGATGAGCAAAAGAGGCTGATTGCCGCGACAGTCAAGGGCATACGCATCGTCTGTGCCTATATTCCGAATGGGCAGAGCGTGGATTCAGACAAGTATCAATACAAGCTGAACTGGCTGGCCTCGCTCACCACGCACCTGCAGGCAGAGCTGGCAGCGCATCCCAAGCTGGCCTTGCTGGGGGATTACAATATTGCTCCCGAGGACCGCGATGTACACGACCCCGCAGCCTGGTTAGGCCAGGTGCTGGTCAGCGAACCCGAGCGCACCGCGTTTCAGGGGCTGGTGGGTTTGGGCCTGCACGATACGTTCCGTTTATTCGAGCAACCAGAAGCCAGCTTTAGCTGGTGGGATTACCGCATGGCGGGGTTCCGCCGCAACCTTGGCCTGCGCATTGATCACATACTGGTCAGCACGCCATTGCTGGCCGCCTGCAAGGCCAGCTGGATAGACAAGGCTCCACGCAAGCTGGAACGGCCATCGGATCATACGCCGGTGGTACTGGAGCTATCCGAATAG
- a CDS encoding glutaredoxin family protein translates to MMRFRALLLIALCSATSCLADVYKWTDAESVNYGDTPPTKNRSVEKLKQSLNVVETDKEPYEIKVAVEKNPLTLYVFKECGNPCDQAKALLDKRGAPYTLKNKDEDKLELQKLTGRLQVPFLMVGKNPHLGFEESAWNSALDQAGYPRSNPMADFKKPSKAAKVADKQPAAEAKSP, encoded by the coding sequence ATGATGCGCTTTCGTGCATTGCTCCTGATCGCCCTATGTAGCGCCACCAGCTGTCTGGCGGATGTATACAAATGGACCGATGCCGAAAGCGTGAATTATGGCGATACACCCCCCACGAAAAACCGCTCGGTAGAAAAACTGAAGCAAAGCCTGAATGTGGTGGAAACCGACAAAGAGCCTTATGAAATCAAGGTGGCTGTCGAAAAAAATCCCCTCACCCTGTATGTCTTCAAGGAATGCGGAAATCCCTGTGATCAGGCCAAGGCCCTGCTGGACAAGCGCGGCGCGCCCTATACCCTGAAGAACAAGGACGAGGACAAGCTGGAATTGCAAAAGCTGACTGGTCGCTTGCAAGTGCCCTTCCTGATGGTAGGCAAGAACCCGCACCTGGGGTTTGAAGAGTCCGCCTGGAACAGCGCGCTGGATCAGGCCGGCTATCCGCGCAGCAACCCCATGGCAGACTTCAAGAAACCGTCCAAGGCGGCCAAGGTCGCCGACAAGCAACCGGCTGCCGAAGCCAAATCCCCTTAA
- a CDS encoding M3 family metallopeptidase: MNDKALQDNPLLDFSGLPRFDEVKAAHVTPAIDRLLDQGRAILEQLASATETPTWENFVRPMEDMEEQISRAWSQVSHMNAVVNSPELREAYNDNLPKLTAFYADLSQDERLYARFRALRESAGYTSLSPAQRKIVDNELRDFRLGGAELPEAQKARFKAIQEELSTLSAKFEENLLDTTNDFSMYIDQADTLRGIPQDALQAAQDAAREDGKTGWKFTLHFPSYMPVLQYADDRALREQLYRAYATRASEFGKPEWDNTALISSILKLRHEAAVMLGYRNYAEESLATKMAESPAQVEEFLQTLAKRAKPFAERDMQELREYAASKLGLTDLQAWDIAYASEKLREEKYAFSDQEVKQYFPEEQVLHGLFKVTETIFGVHVRKSKAPVWHDNAEFYEITDHQGKLVGQFYLDLYARNNKRGGAWMDEAITRRKKSHGVETPVAFLTCNFSAPVGDKPALFTHDEVITMFHEFGHGLHHMLTQVDDYGVSGIKGVEWDAVELPSQFMENFCWEWDVLRHMTKHVETGAQLPRELFDKMIAAKNFQAGMQTVRQIEFSLFDMRLHGDFDPNGSKTSLDLIEEVRDEVAVVRPPKWNRFPNNFSHIFAGGYGAGYYSYKWAEVLSADAYSLFEENGVLSEETGRRFWNEILAQGGSRPALESFVAFRGRAPDIDALLRHNGMTT; this comes from the coding sequence GTGAACGACAAGGCTTTGCAAGATAACCCGCTGCTGGATTTTTCCGGCCTGCCCCGCTTTGATGAAGTCAAAGCTGCCCATGTCACCCCGGCCATAGACCGCTTGCTGGATCAGGGCCGCGCCATACTGGAGCAACTGGCGAGCGCCACTGAAACGCCCACCTGGGAAAACTTCGTGCGGCCGATGGAAGACATGGAAGAGCAGATTTCACGTGCCTGGTCGCAGGTGTCGCACATGAATGCCGTGGTCAACAGCCCGGAACTGCGCGAGGCCTACAACGACAACCTACCCAAGCTGACGGCGTTTTATGCGGACCTCTCGCAGGATGAACGCTTGTATGCCCGTTTCCGCGCCTTGCGCGAGAGTGCAGGCTACACAAGCTTAAGCCCGGCACAACGCAAGATTGTCGACAATGAGCTGCGCGACTTCCGCCTGGGCGGTGCCGAATTGCCAGAGGCGCAAAAAGCCCGTTTCAAGGCCATACAGGAAGAACTATCCACGCTGTCTGCCAAGTTCGAGGAAAACCTGCTCGATACCACCAACGACTTCAGCATGTATATCGATCAGGCCGATACCCTGCGCGGCATTCCGCAAGATGCCTTGCAAGCCGCCCAGGATGCGGCCCGTGAAGACGGCAAGACTGGCTGGAAATTCACCCTGCATTTCCCTTCCTACATGCCTGTGCTGCAATATGCCGACGACCGCGCCTTGCGTGAACAGCTGTATCGCGCCTATGCCACGCGCGCATCGGAGTTTGGCAAGCCAGAGTGGGATAACACTGCGCTGATCTCCAGCATACTCAAGTTACGGCACGAGGCTGCTGTGATGCTGGGCTATCGCAATTACGCTGAAGAATCGCTGGCCACCAAGATGGCGGAAAGCCCGGCACAGGTCGAAGAGTTTCTGCAGACCCTGGCCAAGCGCGCCAAACCATTTGCCGAGCGCGACATGCAGGAGCTGCGTGAATACGCCGCCAGCAAACTCGGCCTCACCGATCTGCAGGCATGGGATATTGCCTATGCGTCGGAAAAACTGCGCGAAGAAAAATATGCCTTCTCCGATCAGGAAGTGAAACAGTACTTCCCGGAAGAGCAAGTGCTGCATGGCCTGTTCAAGGTCACGGAGACCATTTTCGGTGTGCATGTGCGCAAGTCAAAGGCGCCGGTATGGCATGACAATGCCGAGTTTTACGAAATCACCGACCACCAGGGCAAACTGGTCGGCCAGTTCTACCTGGATCTGTACGCTCGCAACAACAAGCGTGGCGGCGCCTGGATGGACGAAGCGATTACCCGCCGTAAAAAGTCGCATGGTGTTGAAACGCCCGTGGCTTTCCTCACCTGCAATTTCTCTGCCCCGGTCGGCGACAAGCCTGCGCTGTTTACGCATGACGAAGTGATCACCATGTTCCACGAGTTCGGCCATGGCCTGCACCACATGCTGACGCAGGTGGATGATTACGGCGTTTCCGGCATCAAGGGTGTGGAATGGGATGCAGTGGAACTGCCGAGCCAGTTCATGGAAAACTTCTGCTGGGAGTGGGATGTGCTGCGTCACATGACCAAGCATGTGGAAACCGGCGCGCAATTGCCGCGCGAGCTGTTCGACAAAATGATCGCCGCCAAGAATTTCCAGGCGGGCATGCAGACCGTGCGCCAGATCGAGTTTTCTCTGTTCGACATGCGCCTGCATGGCGACTTTGACCCGAATGGCAGCAAGACCTCGCTGGACCTGATCGAGGAAGTCCGCGATGAAGTGGCCGTGGTGCGCCCACCCAAATGGAATCGCTTCCCGAATAACTTCTCGCATATCTTCGCGGGCGGCTATGGCGCTGGCTATTACAGCTACAAGTGGGCCGAAGTGCTGTCTGCCGATGCCTACAGCCTGTTTGAAGAAAACGGGGTATTATCCGAAGAAACGGGCCGCCGTTTCTGGAATGAGATTCTGGCCCAGGGCGGCTCCCGCCCGGCACTGGAATCCTTTGTCGCATTCCGTGGCCGTGCACCGGATATTGATGCGCTATTGCGCCACAATGGCATGACGACCTAA
- a CDS encoding DUF4870 domain-containing protein, whose translation MTDLEHEREPQEIPSDDLNIMVLTHLGGILFSVFPSLIVWLLKRNDSPYISQQSREALNFQITVLIAQAISSALIFILVGFLLMGIVWLLNIVFSFLAAVTASRGETYRYPFTLRLIN comes from the coding sequence ATGACAGACCTAGAACACGAGCGTGAACCCCAGGAGATTCCGTCAGACGACCTAAATATCATGGTGCTGACACACCTGGGCGGTATTCTGTTTTCCGTCTTCCCCAGCCTGATCGTCTGGCTGCTGAAGCGCAACGATAGTCCCTACATCAGCCAGCAATCGCGTGAAGCATTGAATTTTCAGATCACGGTGCTGATTGCCCAGGCCATCAGCTCGGCGCTGATTTTCATCCTGGTAGGGTTTTTGCTCATGGGCATCGTCTGGCTGCTGAATATTGTGTTCAGCTTTCTGGCTGCCGTGACGGCCAGCCGCGGAGAGACTTACCGTTACCCATTTACGCTCCGCCTGATTAACTGA
- the ptsP gene encoding phosphoenolpyruvate--protein phosphotransferase, with protein sequence MAAPSPASKVSFSIHGVGVSSGIAIGHAHLVSHALLEVVHFQVPKALIADEITRFDKAVKTVKHDLETVRRLLPEKAPPELSAFISTHLMILQDHALSETPKQMIKSEGCNAEWALKQQMEDLVAQFEKFEDEYLRERKQDVIQVVERIIKVLLGHPSQVPLRSQESAIILVAHDLSPADAIQFKQHQFAAFITDVGGATSHTAILARSLNIPSIVALQRARTLVRDGELIIVDGNQGVVIVNPDKDTLAEYKLRQEQWEIEQQKLKRLKLTKAVTLDGTSIELHANIEVPEDVSHARAAGATGIGLYRTEFLFMNRREMPGEEEQFSAYRSVAEAMKDLPVTIRTLDLGADKEMNPDTARTCTNPALGLRAIRLCLSEPAIFLTQLRAILRASHYGKIKILIPMLSSITELRQTLALIERAKQSLDAEKAHYDKDIQVGGMIEIPAAALCAEAFARELDFLSIGTNDLIQYSLAIDRTDDTVSHLYNPLHPAVLQLVEMTIRAGNKLGKPVSVCGEMAGEAKLARLLLGFGLRQFSMHPSQILTVKRQILQSDLPLITPVARKILGTQDIDRVEPLLQKLNLQ encoded by the coding sequence GTGGCCGCCCCCAGCCCCGCTTCCAAAGTCAGTTTTTCCATCCACGGCGTTGGCGTGTCCAGCGGCATTGCCATCGGTCATGCCCATCTCGTCTCACATGCCTTGCTTGAAGTGGTGCATTTTCAGGTGCCCAAGGCCCTGATTGCCGACGAGATCACCCGTTTTGACAAAGCAGTAAAAACCGTCAAGCACGACCTGGAAACCGTGCGCCGCCTGCTGCCGGAAAAAGCACCGCCTGAGCTTAGCGCCTTTATCAGCACGCATCTGATGATCCTGCAGGATCATGCGCTATCTGAAACGCCCAAGCAGATGATCAAGTCCGAAGGCTGCAATGCCGAATGGGCGCTGAAGCAGCAGATGGAAGACCTGGTTGCCCAGTTCGAAAAATTTGAAGACGAATACCTGCGCGAGCGCAAACAGGATGTGATTCAGGTCGTCGAGCGGATTATCAAGGTGCTGCTCGGCCATCCAAGCCAGGTGCCCCTGCGCTCGCAGGAGAGTGCCATCATTCTGGTGGCGCATGATCTTTCCCCGGCCGATGCCATTCAGTTCAAGCAGCACCAGTTTGCTGCCTTCATCACCGATGTCGGCGGTGCTACGTCGCATACAGCGATTCTAGCGCGCAGCCTCAATATCCCCTCCATCGTTGCCTTGCAACGGGCACGCACGCTGGTACGCGATGGCGAGCTGATCATCGTCGATGGCAACCAGGGCGTGGTCATTGTCAATCCGGACAAGGACACCCTGGCCGAATACAAGCTGCGGCAGGAACAATGGGAAATCGAGCAGCAAAAGCTGAAACGCCTCAAGCTCACCAAGGCGGTGACGCTGGATGGCACCAGCATTGAACTGCATGCCAACATTGAAGTGCCGGAAGACGTCAGCCATGCCAGAGCAGCGGGGGCCACCGGCATCGGCCTCTACCGTACCGAGTTTCTATTTATGAACCGGCGCGAGATGCCGGGCGAAGAAGAACAGTTTTCTGCCTATCGCAGTGTGGCCGAGGCCATGAAAGACCTGCCGGTCACCATCCGTACACTGGACCTGGGCGCGGACAAGGAAATGAATCCGGATACCGCCCGCACATGCACCAACCCGGCGCTGGGGCTGCGCGCCATTCGTTTGTGCCTGTCAGAACCGGCGATCTTCCTGACGCAGCTGCGCGCCATCCTGCGCGCCTCGCATTACGGCAAGATCAAGATTCTGATCCCCATGCTGTCGTCGATTACCGAGCTGCGGCAAACGCTCGCGCTGATTGAGCGCGCCAAGCAAAGTCTGGATGCGGAAAAAGCGCATTACGACAAAGACATCCAGGTCGGCGGCATGATTGAGATCCCGGCAGCGGCCTTGTGCGCCGAAGCCTTTGCCCGCGAGCTGGATTTCCTTTCCATCGGCACCAACGACTTGATCCAGTATTCGCTGGCGATTGACCGCACGGACGATACCGTTTCGCATCTCTACAACCCCTTGCATCCTGCCGTGCTGCAACTGGTGGAGATGACCATACGCGCGGGCAACAAGCTGGGCAAGCCGGTATCCGTCTGCGGCGAAATGGCGGGCGAAGCCAAGCTTGCCCGGTTGTTGCTGGGCTTTGGCTTGCGTCAATTCTCCATGCATCCATCGCAGATCCTGACAGTCAAACGCCAAATCCTGCAGAGCGATTTACCCTTGATCACCCCGGTAGCGCGCAAGATTCTGGGCACCCAGGATATTGATCGGGTTGAACCTTTGCTGCAAAAACTGAATCTCCAGTAA
- a CDS encoding HPr family phosphocarrier protein — protein MTKQEIEIINKLGLHARASTKLTQTASQFGSEIWIERNGRRVNAKSIMGVMMLAASKGSKIVLETNGADEEAAMQALVTLISGKFGEPE, from the coding sequence ATGACTAAACAAGAAATAGAAATCATCAACAAGCTCGGCCTGCACGCACGCGCATCTACCAAGCTGACGCAAACCGCCAGCCAGTTTGGCAGTGAAATCTGGATCGAGCGCAACGGTAGAAGAGTCAATGCCAAGAGCATCATGGGTGTCATGATGCTGGCCGCCAGCAAAGGCAGCAAGATTGTGCTGGAAACCAATGGTGCCGATGAAGAGGCCGCCATGCAGGCGCTGGTGACCCTGATCTCGGGCAAGTTTGGCGAACCGGAATAA
- a CDS encoding PTS sugar transporter subunit IIA, producing the protein MIGILIIAHGTLGESLIHCASHVMGTRPPLLKQLGIGTHDDPAAMLPQAQQLVDELDEGNGVLILSDIYGATPCNMVGKLLKPGRVEGVAGVNLPMLVRTLTYRNGDIQLLVQKALSGGSEGVIHFTEEACKHHD; encoded by the coding sequence ATGATAGGTATACTGATTATTGCGCACGGCACATTGGGTGAGAGCCTGATACATTGCGCCAGCCATGTGATGGGCACACGCCCGCCACTGCTCAAGCAACTGGGCATAGGCACCCACGATGATCCGGCCGCCATGCTGCCACAGGCGCAGCAACTGGTGGATGAACTGGATGAAGGCAATGGCGTGCTCATCCTCTCGGACATTTACGGCGCAACCCCATGTAATATGGTGGGCAAATTGCTGAAGCCGGGACGGGTGGAGGGTGTGGCCGGGGTGAACCTGCCCATGCTGGTGCGCACACTGACGTACCGCAACGGGGATATTCAGCTATTGGTACAAAAAGCATTGAGCGGGGGTAGCGAAGGCGTTATCCATTTTACTGAGGAAGCATGCAAGCATCATGACTAA